The Chitinivibrionales bacterium genome window below encodes:
- a CDS encoding MoxR family ATPase: MNDKELLSGFQQAVGNIRKELSKQIVGQREVINDLLACLIAGGHCLLIGVPGLAKTTLIRSLGQCLSLKFNRIQFTPDLMPSDITGSEILHEDRATGLREFRFVNGPVFSNIVLADEINRTPPKTQSALLQAMQEHEVTSSGVTFPLPRPFWVLATQNPIEQEGTYPLPEAQLDRFMFSVEIDYPTLAEEVEIVRTTTMSRAAAISPVLDTAQVEAVRELVLRVPVADSVVQHAVKLARSTRPDGPECPKAMQEFITWGAGPRASQYLVLAAKAYAVLDARPTPDTSDVKRAAPCVLRHRIVRSFHAETEGVSTNEIVRKLLENP, translated from the coding sequence ATGAACGATAAAGAATTATTGTCCGGCTTTCAGCAGGCCGTGGGGAACATCAGGAAAGAGCTGTCAAAACAAATCGTTGGACAGCGCGAGGTGATCAACGATCTTCTCGCCTGCCTCATCGCCGGCGGCCACTGCCTTCTCATCGGCGTTCCAGGCCTTGCGAAAACCACGCTCATCAGGAGCCTGGGCCAGTGCCTTTCCCTCAAGTTCAACCGCATCCAGTTCACGCCCGACCTCATGCCGTCCGACATCACCGGCTCGGAGATTCTCCATGAAGACCGTGCCACCGGCCTTCGTGAATTCAGGTTTGTAAACGGTCCGGTATTCTCCAACATCGTGCTTGCCGACGAGATCAACCGTACGCCGCCTAAAACGCAGTCCGCCCTTTTGCAGGCCATGCAGGAACACGAGGTGACCTCATCGGGCGTGACGTTCCCCCTGCCCAGGCCCTTCTGGGTGCTCGCCACCCAGAACCCCATTGAGCAGGAAGGCACTTACCCGCTGCCCGAGGCGCAGCTGGATAGGTTCATGTTCTCGGTGGAGATCGATTATCCCACCCTTGCAGAAGAGGTGGAAATAGTCCGCACCACCACCATGTCGCGCGCTGCGGCGATTTCACCGGTGCTTGACACGGCGCAGGTGGAGGCGGTCCGCGAGCTCGTGCTGCGCGTGCCGGTCGCCGACTCGGTGGTGCAGCACGCCGTAAAGCTCGCACGGTCAACCAGGCCGGACGGCCCGGAATGCCCAAAAGCCATGCAGGAGTTCATCACCTGGGGGGCAGGGCCGCGCGCCTCGCAATACCTTGTTCTTGCGGCCAAAGCTTATGCCGTACTTGATGCCAGGCCGACGCCCGATACGAGTGATGTAAAGCGCGCCGCGCCGTGCGTTTTAAGGCACCGGATCGTGCGTTCTTTCCATGCGGAAACAGAAGGGGTAAGCACGAACGAAATTGTGCGTAAATTACTAGAAAACCCGTGA
- a CDS encoding lysylphosphatidylglycerol synthase transmembrane domain-containing protein, whose protein sequence is MRLSRAIQWVLGAGLAAAGLLIFFRNVEPHRLAEQLLHTNLFVILLCALLTVFTLWFRALRWRVLLPAKQAAHKKRLFSIVSVAFMINNILPARMGEAARVVLLWKRNGYGIAVSIGTLIMERGIDLLMFSACFFMPVFLAPIFSPGGGLASESGYKTATLHTFAVILAAGVAVSLALLFAYSRAPQAVAWLGGKCLKLLPVKMHPRLKRIGRDVISSLDWTFSVKKWLAVLFFSCMIVSCYALMIVFLAGPGKFGFLFGLFSQAFAALGAAIPLAPGYVGTLHAMMLEGLALCGMAHDKAQAITILFHAVSYITATLLGLYYFFSMNISFKDISEAEKTIEKEEEQ, encoded by the coding sequence GTGAGACTGTCCCGCGCCATCCAGTGGGTGTTGGGCGCCGGCCTCGCGGCCGCGGGTCTTTTGATTTTTTTCAGGAATGTCGAGCCGCACCGGCTGGCCGAGCAGCTGCTCCACACCAACCTTTTTGTTATCCTCCTCTGCGCCTTGTTAACGGTGTTCACGCTGTGGTTCAGGGCGCTGCGGTGGCGCGTTTTGCTTCCCGCAAAACAGGCAGCGCATAAAAAACGGTTGTTCTCCATTGTCTCCGTCGCGTTCATGATCAACAACATCCTTCCCGCACGCATGGGTGAGGCGGCGCGGGTCGTCCTGTTATGGAAGAGGAACGGATACGGCATCGCGGTAAGCATCGGCACCCTCATCATGGAGCGGGGGATCGACCTTCTCATGTTCAGCGCATGCTTTTTTATGCCCGTGTTTCTGGCGCCTATTTTCAGCCCGGGCGGCGGCCTGGCATCGGAGTCGGGTTACAAAACGGCGACGCTGCACACCTTTGCGGTGATCCTGGCGGCCGGCGTAGCAGTGTCGCTGGCGCTGCTATTTGCCTATTCCCGCGCGCCGCAGGCCGTTGCATGGTTGGGCGGAAAATGCCTGAAATTGCTTCCTGTCAAGATGCATCCCCGCCTCAAGCGCATCGGCCGCGACGTGATTTCCTCGCTCGACTGGACATTCTCGGTCAAAAAGTGGCTGGCGGTGCTCTTTTTTTCCTGCATGATCGTGTCGTGTTACGCACTCATGATCGTTTTTCTTGCCGGACCCGGGAAATTCGGATTTTTATTCGGCCTTTTTTCCCAGGCGTTCGCGGCGCTTGGCGCCGCTATCCCGCTGGCGCCGGGGTACGTGGGAACGCTCCACGCGATGATGCTCGAGGGCCTTGCTCTGTGCGGCATGGCGCACGACAAGGCCCAGGCCATCACCATCCTGTTTCACGCGGTATCGTATATCACGGCGACTCTGTTGGGACTGTATTATTTTTTCAGCATGAATATTTCATTCAAAGACATTTCCGAAGCCGAAAAGACGATTGAAAAAGAGGAAGAACAATGA
- a CDS encoding DUF1015 domain-containing protein — MPDARPFNGYRYALDKPEDLGRFVAPPYDMIDTAMVARLYEKDAANVVRVIQNKKERSDTENRDRHHRAAAFLNEWISSGVLKKDAEPSLYVYRHEFAVRQGSKTVSYKRTSVIALVKLVDYEKRLILPHEYTLSGPKIDRYELLSATRTHSELIFGIVPDEGLLYKVITSCATGPVVGSFESDGGVRHSLFRIADGAAIKRLTDALAGKKVLIADGHHRYETALTFFKDTANPEHAYVVMALVSMADPGLVIRPFHRLVRSSPGSLDVPLMQALKQFFDVKDLGPAAFGAVQKFLEKRALPEILFLDSSDQRLYGLTLSRAGGEYLSKNPHGMSKRWNLLDVSKINSIVVNKILSLPLDGTVLHDLIDYLNDPEAAYDEAMRDANAYRGAFFIRPLDIETVNAIVSGGERMPQKSTNFFPKFFSGLVFNRMENG, encoded by the coding sequence ATGCCCGACGCCAGGCCCTTTAACGGTTATCGGTACGCACTTGACAAACCGGAAGATTTGGGAAGGTTCGTGGCCCCGCCGTACGATATGATCGACACTGCCATGGTAGCGAGGCTGTACGAGAAAGACGCGGCCAACGTGGTGCGGGTGATCCAGAACAAAAAGGAGAGGTCCGACACCGAAAACCGCGACCGTCACCACCGGGCGGCAGCGTTCCTCAATGAATGGATCTCCTCCGGCGTGCTTAAAAAGGACGCGGAGCCATCGCTGTACGTGTACCGCCATGAGTTCGCGGTGCGGCAGGGGAGCAAAACCGTTTCGTACAAGCGCACGTCGGTGATCGCGCTGGTGAAGCTCGTTGACTATGAAAAAAGGCTCATCCTGCCGCACGAATACACACTTTCGGGTCCCAAGATAGACCGTTACGAGCTTTTGTCCGCAACGCGGACCCACTCCGAGCTCATCTTCGGTATCGTGCCCGACGAGGGGCTGCTTTACAAGGTGATAACCTCATGCGCAACCGGACCTGTAGTGGGGTCGTTCGAGTCCGATGGAGGAGTGCGGCATTCCCTGTTCCGCATCGCGGACGGCGCCGCCATTAAACGGCTCACCGACGCCCTTGCGGGAAAAAAAGTGCTCATCGCAGACGGACACCACCGCTACGAAACCGCGCTCACATTTTTCAAAGACACGGCCAACCCCGAGCATGCCTACGTGGTCATGGCGCTCGTTTCCATGGCCGACCCAGGCCTCGTGATACGGCCCTTTCACCGTCTCGTCCGCTCATCGCCGGGCTCGCTCGACGTGCCCCTCATGCAAGCGCTGAAGCAGTTCTTCGATGTAAAGGACCTCGGCCCCGCGGCGTTCGGTGCGGTGCAGAAATTTCTTGAGAAACGCGCGCTGCCCGAAATACTTTTTCTCGATTCGTCGGACCAACGGCTCTACGGGCTCACGCTGAGCCGGGCCGGCGGCGAGTACCTCTCAAAGAACCCGCACGGCATGTCGAAACGGTGGAACCTCCTCGACGTCTCGAAGATAAATTCCATTGTTGTCAACAAGATCCTGTCACTCCCGCTCGACGGCACCGTGCTCCACGACCTCATCGATTATCTCAACGACCCCGAAGCCGCCTATGACGAGGCCATGCGCGACGCCAACGCGTACCGCGGCGCGTTTTTCATCCGGCCGCTCGACATCGAAACGGTCAACGCGATCGTGTCCGGCGGCGAGCGCATGCCGCAGAAGTCGACCAATTTTTTTCCGAAGTTCTTTTCGGGCCTTGTTTTCAACCGCATGGAGAACGGGTGA
- a CDS encoding immunoglobulin domain-containing protein gives MRTIRSLSLLAVSFASLVFLTCTGQENPFKPSDATVTPELENSAGQSGTTISDSVGKPVKIILLAYLPSYIDSVKVIVANTTTADTDTVRVFNKGTVWTDTQIVNIIFRTAGTRTVTIIVFAGGTEKTSTVSIDIAAKPVPNHRPALVVTGLLNITTAQTCSLSLSVRDSDTGQTHLFTLVKGPKGATFTDSIFRWTPPAGFTGTDSAVFSVTDNGAPPLSDTATEYITVSESLSLQITAPLPAATNVAQGGSTALTVAVSGTAPISYQWYYNGAAIGGATGNSYSKTWGASDGGYYKIVVSNAKGKDSSTTQVTVCPRITAGLGPSTSIAINSATALSVTAAGTPPMSYQWYRNDTAISGATTGSYSKTWAASDGGVYKVIVSNGAGSDSSETAVTINSSITTPLPGITGVKQGSSFALSVVATGTPPITYQWYYNNVVIIGATSASYSKTWGAGDGGIYKIVVTNGIGKDSSSTQLIVAPVITSTLGATTNMSQGGNTALSVSATGTAPLSYQWYLNDVSISGATLSAYSKTWGATDGGVYKVIVGNAAGSDSSHTTLNVGVVISPRLGAKTSFNQGSSGQLSVTATGTAPITYQWYFNGNQISGAASSSYSKTWQYADSGTYKVMATNAAGTDTSSTVVAVKDVTPPVIILKGSLDTTIAIGSTWTEPGDSAWDDRDGVITNKIKVTGGPVAVSASGKFTLAYNVSDTAGNAATVKMRTVRVVGWELVNNTGITINSYDGFAMKLVNNNLYIAYVDNSDIKTYVKKLNGNSWDLVGGGAVDALEANMVSLAVSSDGTTPYIGYVSTQTNKATIVSRLQGGTWQTIFTSQYDYTWSNFADVEISPTGGIYLVNDLSNNSNPVITSLMKYNTVSGQMVPTDTLSGGIYRNYYQTEKDYHVLAFASDGTPYITYRGPGGFTIKKKPGTSWIGAGATAADSIFDVAYSAPLQTVFSNNNLFVLVSSDGANPTVYNLKAGSWTNLGTITSSGSVQPCLAALGDTCYVSYASYPDYTGGPVYVKKIVNGSLKNVPEVSPDGLAIAGTFNYSWVEVGNGIVYAAGRDQSSGVISLMKYVKQ, from the coding sequence ATGCGCACTATCAGGTCTTTATCGTTACTTGCCGTTTCTTTTGCCTCGCTTGTCTTCCTTACCTGCACCGGGCAAGAGAATCCGTTCAAGCCCTCCGATGCAACAGTGACGCCTGAACTTGAAAATTCTGCCGGACAGAGCGGAACCACCATTTCCGACAGTGTCGGAAAGCCGGTGAAGATCATCCTTTTGGCCTATCTTCCCTCATATATCGATTCCGTGAAAGTGATTGTTGCCAACACAACCACGGCCGACACCGATACGGTCCGTGTTTTTAACAAGGGCACGGTCTGGACCGATACACAGATTGTCAACATTATTTTCAGAACGGCGGGGACCCGTACCGTCACCATCATTGTTTTCGCGGGCGGCACCGAAAAAACGTCAACGGTCTCAATTGACATTGCGGCAAAACCGGTGCCCAACCATCGTCCGGCGCTGGTGGTCACCGGCCTGCTCAATATCACCACCGCACAGACTTGCTCTTTGTCGCTTTCAGTGCGGGACTCCGACACGGGGCAGACGCACCTATTTACTCTTGTCAAGGGCCCGAAGGGTGCGACCTTCACCGACTCAATCTTCAGATGGACGCCGCCCGCAGGTTTTACCGGCACCGACTCGGCCGTGTTTTCCGTCACGGACAACGGCGCGCCGCCCCTGTCGGACACGGCGACCGAGTACATTACCGTGAGCGAGTCCCTGTCCCTTCAGATAACCGCTCCGCTGCCGGCGGCCACCAATGTTGCTCAGGGGGGAAGCACCGCCTTGACGGTCGCCGTGTCCGGCACCGCGCCGATTTCATACCAGTGGTATTATAATGGGGCGGCAATCGGCGGCGCGACCGGCAATAGCTATTCAAAGACATGGGGGGCAAGTGATGGTGGGTACTATAAAATAGTGGTGAGCAACGCCAAGGGGAAGGACTCATCAACTACCCAGGTCACGGTTTGCCCTCGCATAACCGCGGGACTGGGGCCAAGCACCAGCATCGCGATAAACAGCGCCACGGCGCTTTCCGTGACCGCCGCCGGCACACCGCCAATGTCGTATCAATGGTACCGCAACGACACCGCTATTTCCGGCGCCACCACGGGCAGCTATTCCAAGACCTGGGCCGCAAGCGACGGCGGAGTTTACAAAGTGATAGTTTCCAACGGCGCAGGAAGCGACTCGTCGGAAACCGCGGTTACCATAAATTCCTCGATCACGACCCCGCTGCCCGGGATAACCGGCGTCAAACAGGGCAGCAGCTTCGCCCTGTCGGTTGTGGCGACGGGAACGCCGCCAATAACGTATCAATGGTACTACAATAACGTTGTCATCATCGGGGCGACAAGCGCTTCTTATTCGAAAACCTGGGGGGCCGGAGACGGCGGAATATATAAGATCGTGGTGACCAACGGCATCGGCAAGGATTCTTCGTCCACCCAATTGATCGTTGCCCCGGTGATAACGAGTACGCTGGGCGCGACGACGAACATGTCGCAGGGCGGCAATACGGCTCTTTCAGTGTCCGCAACCGGAACCGCACCGTTGAGTTACCAGTGGTATCTCAACGATGTATCAATTTCCGGCGCGACCCTGAGTGCATACTCAAAAACGTGGGGGGCAACCGACGGCGGAGTTTACAAAGTGATAGTCGGCAATGCGGCAGGAAGCGACTCTTCTCATACTACCCTGAATGTGGGGGTGGTGATTTCGCCGCGGCTCGGCGCGAAGACCAGTTTTAACCAGGGTTCGTCCGGCCAACTGAGCGTCACCGCGACGGGAACGGCGCCGATCACGTACCAATGGTATTTCAATGGAAATCAAATCTCTGGCGCCGCTTCAAGCTCCTACTCCAAAACGTGGCAATATGCGGATTCGGGAACCTACAAGGTGATGGCCACGAATGCGGCGGGGACCGATACGTCAAGCACCGTGGTTGCGGTGAAGGATGTGACGCCGCCCGTGATTATCCTTAAAGGATCTCTGGACACCACAATCGCGATCGGCTCAACCTGGACCGAGCCTGGCGATTCCGCGTGGGATGACAGGGACGGGGTGATTACGAACAAGATCAAGGTAACAGGAGGACCGGTTGCTGTATCCGCTTCGGGAAAATTCACACTGGCCTACAACGTTTCCGACACGGCAGGAAATGCGGCAACAGTAAAGATGAGAACGGTAAGGGTTGTGGGGTGGGAATTGGTGAATAATACCGGAATTACTATTAATAGTTATGATGGATTTGCAATGAAATTGGTGAACAATAACCTGTATATTGCCTATGTCGATAATAGTGATATCAAAACGTATGTGAAGAAACTCAATGGTAATAGCTGGGATTTAGTTGGCGGGGGGGCGGTCGACGCATTAGAGGCGAATATGGTGTCTCTGGCGGTTTCGTCAGATGGAACAACACCGTATATAGGGTATGTATCCACTCAAACCAATAAAGCGACAATAGTCTCCAGGTTACAGGGCGGTACCTGGCAGACAATTTTTACATCCCAGTATGATTACACGTGGTCAAATTTCGCTGATGTGGAAATTTCTCCAACCGGGGGAATTTATTTGGTGAATGATCTCTCAAATAACAGCAACCCAGTTATTACTTCCCTGATGAAATACAATACGGTTAGCGGCCAAATGGTGCCGACAGATACTCTAAGCGGCGGCATTTACCGAAATTACTATCAAACGGAAAAAGATTACCATGTCCTTGCTTTTGCTTCCGATGGAACCCCATATATTACATATCGCGGACCAGGCGGATTCACCATAAAAAAGAAGCCGGGAACATCGTGGATTGGCGCCGGCGCAACCGCCGCGGACAGTATTTTCGATGTTGCTTACTCCGCACCGTTACAAACTGTCTTTTCAAACAATAACCTGTTTGTTCTGGTTTCAAGTGATGGTGCAAACCCGACCGTGTATAACCTGAAAGCCGGTAGTTGGACCAATCTCGGGACAATTACTTCCAGTGGGTCCGTGCAGCCGTGCTTAGCTGCCCTCGGAGATACGTGTTATGTTTCGTATGCCAGTTACCCGGACTATACTGGCGGTCCTGTTTATGTTAAAAAAATCGTTAATGGCTCCCTTAAAAATGTGCCTGAAGTAAGTCCTGATGGACTCGCTATCGCAGGCACTTTCAATTACTCCTGGGTTGAAGTTGGCAATGGAATCGTGTATGCTGCGGGAAGGGACCAAAGTTCCGGGGTAATTTCTTTGATGAAATACGTTAAGCAATAA
- a CDS encoding ribonuclease HII, with translation MARCDTQLLYDFDLRIEAGLGCRVAGLDEAGRGPLAGPVVAAAVMLDLGRPIPGVNDSKKLSAKKRDELYGLIIAGAAAWAVGEASVEEIDKHNILQASLLAMKRALDAMSRPWSLALVDGNRGIPDLDNGRQLTVVGGDGKSASIAAASIIAKVTRDRIMASWHGRYPAYEFSLHKGYGTALHRERIRQLGLCEIHRKSFCANLVSQTAMDLAITAPSPGKEPQ, from the coding sequence ATGGCGCGGTGTGACACGCAGTTGCTGTACGATTTCGACCTTCGCATCGAGGCCGGGCTCGGCTGCCGCGTTGCTGGGCTTGACGAGGCGGGCCGCGGCCCCCTGGCTGGACCCGTGGTCGCCGCCGCGGTGATGCTCGACCTCGGCAGGCCGATCCCCGGGGTCAACGATTCGAAAAAGCTTTCCGCGAAAAAAAGGGACGAACTGTACGGCCTCATCATTGCCGGCGCCGCCGCCTGGGCGGTCGGGGAGGCGTCGGTGGAGGAAATTGACAAACACAACATCCTGCAGGCGAGCCTCCTTGCCATGAAACGGGCGCTCGACGCGATGTCCCGCCCCTGGTCGCTTGCGCTGGTCGACGGCAACCGCGGCATCCCGGACCTTGACAACGGCCGCCAGCTCACCGTGGTGGGAGGCGACGGCAAAAGCGCGTCCATAGCGGCGGCCTCGATCATCGCAAAGGTGACCCGCGACAGGATCATGGCGTCCTGGCACGGCCGGTATCCGGCGTACGAATTCTCCCTGCACAAGGGATACGGCACGGCGCTGCACCGCGAGAGGATCAGGCAACTCGGTCTGTGCGAGATACACCGTAAGAGCTTCTGCGCTAATCTTGTATCGCAGACCGCCATGGACCTGGCCATAACGGCGCCGTCTCCGGGGAAGGAACCGCAATGA
- a CDS encoding twin-arginine translocation signal domain-containing protein, translated as MSKKTLESRRNFLKASAASAVGLAMIGPGAKKAAAAPINTTLVNLSTTPINQDIDNLRVAWITDQAVMNANHHWPQWDGFNNPSPAANTTDAVVNYSVVATDMDKLACALANTHDITTAWNTIFKIPSSKTWATAKAAIKVNTFSGLFPSVAVVAKVCNVLIGKGMLPANICIYDGGNAGPFNKSTYVGAGKPIPTGVVFGGGTGGVTVQFPAGLPNFTGNLNNASGTSSINGVDILVNCAVNKGHDRYWEYSGVTMCQKNNKQTIDFGHTGGDPSNSDSPAADLGIWALMYVNSCDYVVGNIPTSYPAKAQLCIVDCMWAGDPGQWSGSVSDGADQRSIVMGTFAGAVDHAATIKIRDQKYHSGSAYPAWNTAIVDKFVTIYGYTAADITTLMTAQTGAGKGLVDASTWPISTEVRENPHLSRQGIVQVSVSGSGIRSITTSINLSEGETVQHAEVFNVMGRSVCKLAVNPGSNHIVWDGRTNSGSLVQAGNYIVRIKGQKTVTSGELVLSR; from the coding sequence ATGAGCAAGAAAACCTTGGAAAGTAGGAGAAACTTCTTGAAGGCATCGGCTGCCAGTGCGGTCGGCTTGGCCATGATTGGACCTGGCGCGAAAAAGGCCGCTGCGGCACCTATCAACACCACCCTAGTGAACCTCAGCACGACGCCGATCAATCAGGATATCGACAATCTTCGCGTCGCGTGGATAACGGACCAAGCCGTGATGAATGCCAACCACCATTGGCCGCAGTGGGATGGATTCAATAATCCCAGTCCAGCCGCAAATACAACTGATGCGGTGGTGAATTACTCAGTCGTCGCAACAGACATGGACAAGCTGGCATGCGCGCTTGCAAATACGCATGACATTACTACCGCATGGAACACAATTTTCAAGATTCCGTCCAGTAAAACGTGGGCAACGGCAAAAGCTGCGATAAAGGTGAATACTTTTTCCGGTCTTTTTCCGTCTGTTGCCGTTGTGGCAAAAGTATGCAACGTGCTTATCGGCAAGGGTATGCTGCCGGCAAACATCTGTATTTATGACGGTGGTAACGCCGGTCCTTTCAACAAGTCGACTTATGTCGGCGCAGGCAAACCCATCCCGACAGGCGTTGTTTTCGGGGGAGGTACGGGCGGCGTGACAGTGCAGTTTCCGGCCGGTCTTCCTAATTTCACGGGCAATCTGAATAACGCCTCTGGAACATCAAGCATCAACGGAGTCGACATCTTAGTGAACTGCGCCGTTAACAAGGGCCATGACCGCTATTGGGAGTACAGCGGCGTTACGATGTGCCAGAAGAATAACAAGCAGACAATCGACTTCGGGCACACAGGTGGAGATCCCAGTAACTCTGATAGTCCTGCCGCCGATCTCGGGATTTGGGCGCTCATGTACGTCAACTCCTGCGACTACGTCGTTGGAAATATTCCCACTTCCTATCCTGCAAAAGCACAGCTCTGCATAGTGGACTGTATGTGGGCGGGCGACCCGGGGCAGTGGAGCGGCAGTGTCAGCGATGGCGCTGACCAGCGTTCCATTGTGATGGGTACCTTTGCGGGCGCCGTTGATCATGCTGCAACAATTAAGATCAGGGATCAAAAATATCATTCGGGTAGTGCGTATCCCGCATGGAATACGGCCATAGTTGATAAGTTCGTAACCATCTACGGCTACACGGCGGCGGACATAACCACGCTTATGACCGCGCAAACCGGCGCCGGAAAAGGGCTTGTTGACGCCTCTACTTGGCCAATTTCGACTGAAGTCAGGGAGAATCCGCATCTTTCCCGCCAAGGCATAGTTCAAGTCTCTGTTTCCGGCAGCGGAATCAGGTCTATCACCACTTCGATAAATCTTTCTGAAGGAGAAACCGTGCAGCATGCCGAGGTCTTCAACGTTATGGGAAGAAGTGTCTGCAAGCTTGCCGTCAATCCGGGTAGCAACCACATCGTCTGGGACGGCAGGACCAATTCTGGAAGCCTTGTTCAAGCTGGCAATTACATTGTGAGGATCAAGGGACAGAAGACCGTGACGTCCGGAGAGTTGGTACTCAGCAGGTAG
- a CDS encoding STAS domain-containing protein, with amino-acid sequence MNLQVTEEGTWYRFKVLEKNTWTPSTFFPQLDSVLARIKTVLAEKKGARILFDLSALDTIDSSLITVLVQTVRMTGVDRVSVLVSHPDVYSWLALLGLDRLAEIFDSEEAWRRKQKHPEGQG; translated from the coding sequence ATGAACCTTCAGGTCACCGAAGAGGGGACGTGGTACCGGTTCAAGGTCCTCGAAAAAAATACCTGGACGCCTTCCACGTTCTTTCCCCAGCTCGACAGCGTGCTGGCGCGGATAAAGACCGTGCTCGCGGAAAAGAAAGGTGCGCGGATCCTGTTCGACCTGAGCGCGCTTGACACCATAGACAGCTCGCTCATCACGGTGCTCGTCCAGACGGTGCGCATGACCGGCGTTGACCGCGTGAGCGTGCTCGTATCGCACCCCGATGTTTACAGCTGGCTCGCCCTGCTCGGCCTCGACCGTCTCGCCGAGATATTCGACTCCGAGGAGGCATGGCGCCGGAAGCAAAAGCACCCGGAAGGACAAGGATAA